GGCGCACAGTTGGGTATCACCGTTTGCTCCATTGGTCTGGGCGCCGTCGCTGAGCCAGCACTAGCTCATTTGATCGAACCGGCATTGGCCTCACTGGGTCTACCGGACACCGCGATTCACGCGATTGCCTTCATCATCGCCTTGACAATCGTGGTGTACCTACACGTGGTGATTGGCGAGATGGTTCCCAAGAATCTGGCACTGGCCAGGCCAGAGCGGTCAGCTATCTGGCTGGCTCCGCCGCTATGGTTCGTGACTCGAGTCTTTTCTCCCCTCATCGCTGTACTCAACGCCGTAGCGAACGCAGCGCTGCGGCTACTAGGAATCCAGCCCAAGGATGAAGTTGCGGCCACCTTTACCGCAGACGAAGTAGCGACACTGATCGCTGAGTCTCGCCGAGAGGGAATGCTCGGTGAGAGTGAATCCCGGCTAGCCGAAGGCGCCCTCGACCTAGAAGAGCGTCCGGCAGCGTCGTTGGTGATCCCACCGGCAGTGTTGCGCACCGTCGATCGCGAAGACTCACCGATGGATCTGCTGGCCGCCACCGCAGAGACCGGGTTCTCTCGTTTCCCGGTAACTGGCAACGGGAAGCCGATCGGTTACCTGCACGTCCGGGATGTCCTCGGACTGAAATCTGATGTCCAGGAGACTATGCAACTCGGTAGCCTCAACCTTCGCCGGTTACCGCTCGTCGCTGCTGATGCGGCTGCCGCTTCGGTGGTCGAGATTCTGCGGACCCAGGGTGCGCATCT
This window of the Actinomycetes bacterium genome carries:
- a CDS encoding hemolysin family protein; translation: MTALWIGVALLLGNAFFVGAEFAIISARRSQIEPLAEDGDRRARLTLRGMESVSLMLAGAQLGITVCSIGLGAVAEPALAHLIEPALASLGLPDTAIHAIAFIIALTIVVYLHVVIGEMVPKNLALARPERSAIWLAPPLWFVTRVFSPLIAVLNAVANAALRLLGIQPKDEVAATFTADEVATLIAESRREGMLGESESRLAEGALDLEERPAASLVIPPAVLRTVDREDSPMDLLAATAETGFSRFPVTGNGKPIGYLHVRDVLGLKSDVQETMQLGSLNLRRLPLVAADAAAASVVEILRTQGAHLARVVDPDGVERGIIALEDALEELIGEVQDAAHR